The proteins below are encoded in one region of Methanosarcina barkeri 3:
- a CDS encoding symporter small accessory protein produces MLGIDDPYIWLGYLASILSALGCLIYGAYYWREGDEAKTVKSSSKKTATQDGDPIPVNLE; encoded by the coding sequence ATGTTAGGAATAGATGATCCGTATATTTGGCTTGGGTATCTGGCCAGTATATTAAGTGCACTGGGATGTCTGATTTATGGGGCTTATTACTGGAGAGAAGGGGATGAAGCAAAGACAGTAAAGAGCAGCAGTAAAAAGACAGCGACCCAAGACGGTGACCCAATACCGGTAAACTTGGAATAA
- the gatD gene encoding Glu-tRNA(Gln) amidotransferase subunit GatD has translation MEFKQGDRVRIEKNGTVYEGKVMPSMEGYITIKMNSGYNAGFSMDKVKITLLESNGENTNGGLNGGKESKTVEGNIQKPGKKLPKVAILSTGGTIASKIDYRTGAVTSQFTADDILAAIPELREIADFKGRVISSILSENMDSESWQNLARAVVEEIEAGADGVIVTHGTDTMMYTAAALSFMIETPVPIVLVGSQRSADRPSSDNAMNAICAALVAVSDIAEVSVVMHGTTSDNFCEIHRGTKVRKMHTSRRDAFKSINSLPIGTVDYDTREITTFIDYIKRGERPLKFKPGMEPKCALVKFTPGSGPEILDHYIDKGYRGLVLEGTGLGHVSTKWIPKIRKATDAKMPVIITSQCLNGRICDRVYDTGRDMLKAGAIEGEDTLPETALVKLMWVLGQTSELDEAIEMLREDLSGEITKCCFK, from the coding sequence ATGGAATTCAAACAGGGCGACCGGGTACGTATTGAAAAGAACGGCACAGTTTACGAAGGCAAAGTGATGCCGTCCATGGAAGGATATATTACAATAAAAATGAACAGCGGTTACAATGCCGGTTTTTCCATGGATAAGGTAAAGATAACTCTTCTGGAAAGCAATGGAGAAAACACAAACGGAGGTCTGAACGGCGGGAAAGAATCCAAAACGGTAGAAGGAAATATCCAAAAACCTGGAAAAAAGCTTCCAAAGGTCGCGATTCTTTCCACAGGCGGAACAATTGCCAGCAAAATTGACTACAGGACTGGTGCAGTAACTTCCCAGTTCACTGCTGACGATATCCTTGCAGCTATCCCTGAACTCAGAGAGATAGCCGATTTCAAAGGCAGGGTAATTTCAAGCATTCTCTCGGAAAATATGGACTCCGAATCCTGGCAAAACCTTGCTCGTGCCGTTGTGGAGGAAATTGAGGCAGGTGCTGACGGAGTAATCGTAACTCATGGAACAGACACCATGATGTATACGGCTGCAGCACTTTCCTTTATGATTGAAACGCCTGTACCCATTGTTCTGGTAGGTTCCCAGAGAAGTGCAGACCGTCCGAGCAGCGACAATGCCATGAATGCGATTTGTGCAGCCCTTGTTGCTGTTAGTGATATTGCTGAAGTTTCGGTTGTTATGCACGGGACGACCTCAGACAATTTCTGCGAGATCCACCGCGGAACGAAAGTCAGGAAAATGCATACTTCACGCAGGGACGCTTTCAAATCTATAAATTCACTTCCAATAGGGACTGTAGATTACGACACAAGGGAAATAACAACTTTCATTGATTATATAAAACGTGGAGAAAGACCTCTCAAGTTCAAACCAGGCATGGAACCTAAATGTGCCCTTGTTAAGTTTACACCCGGTTCGGGCCCTGAAATTCTTGACCATTACATTGACAAAGGGTACAGGGGGCTGGTTCTTGAAGGTACCGGTCTTGGTCATGTTTCTACTAAGTGGATTCCAAAAATCCGAAAAGCTACGGACGCAAAAATGCCTGTTATAATCACGTCCCAGTGCCTTAATGGCAGAATCTGCGACCGCGTCTATGATACAGGCCGTGATATGCTAAAAGCCGGTGCAATCGAAGGAGAAGACACCCTGCCCGAAACCGCGCTTGTCAAACTCATGTGGGTGCTCGGCCAGACCAGTGAACTCGACGAAGCTATTGAAATGCTCAGGGAAGACCTCAGTGGAGAAATTACGAAGTGCTGTTTTAAGTAA
- a CDS encoding sodium:solute symporter, which produces MAVSISVLILFLIVYLGATFYVAYLGYKKNSQTEGYMLAGRGVHPAIMALSYGAAFISTSAIIGFGGVAASLGMGLLWLVFMNIFFGIFIAFVVFGPRTRRMGLNLGAITYPEFIGKRFQSKFIQAFSGLLIGVFMPLYASSVIIGAGRFLETTLGVNYNIALIIFTIIIASYVIKGGLLSVMYVDAMQAILMILGMGFLLIYTYNMLGGVTEAHQALTNMANLVPPALVAQGHQGWTSMPAFGSPIWWTMVSTIIMGVGIGVLAQPQLAVRFMTVKDDRSLKRAVAVGGPFLLMMVGVAYAIGAISNVYFYRTMGKIAIQVVPDGNTDLIMPMFLNHALPEMFVAIFMLCLLAAAMSTAAAQFHTMGTAIGYDVYQQSIMKGKSKATVHVTKIGIAFTILVAVILAYILPGSIIARATAMFMGLCTAAFLPLFIGALFWKRTTKAGATASLVIGSLSSLFWLTFVHAKEAVPLKICMAIFGKETLLSGTWTLVDPILIATPLSFLALVMVSFVTPQLSPEFLKKAFRLRFEDEENLEKVSGSAADSTGV; this is translated from the coding sequence ATGGCAGTCAGTATTTCAGTTCTTATCTTATTTCTTATTGTATATCTTGGAGCCACTTTCTACGTCGCCTACCTGGGATACAAGAAGAACTCCCAAACCGAAGGGTATATGCTCGCCGGCCGAGGCGTGCATCCTGCAATTATGGCCCTCTCCTATGGAGCTGCATTTATCAGCACTTCCGCGATTATAGGGTTCGGTGGAGTAGCCGCATCTTTAGGAATGGGACTTTTGTGGCTTGTTTTTATGAATATCTTTTTTGGAATCTTCATAGCCTTTGTGGTGTTCGGGCCTCGAACAAGACGTATGGGGCTAAATTTGGGAGCTATAACTTATCCAGAGTTTATTGGAAAGCGTTTCCAGTCAAAGTTCATTCAAGCTTTTTCCGGGCTTCTGATTGGAGTTTTCATGCCTCTTTATGCTTCCAGCGTTATTATCGGAGCCGGAAGATTCCTTGAGACAACACTGGGAGTAAATTATAACATTGCACTTATAATATTCACGATCATTATTGCTTCTTACGTGATTAAAGGCGGCCTTCTCTCAGTTATGTATGTTGATGCTATGCAGGCTATTCTGATGATATTAGGAATGGGTTTTCTACTTATTTACACTTACAATATGCTTGGAGGAGTTACTGAAGCTCACCAGGCTCTTACAAACATGGCAAACCTTGTTCCTCCTGCCCTTGTAGCTCAGGGACACCAGGGTTGGACTTCTATGCCGGCATTTGGCTCCCCTATCTGGTGGACAATGGTTTCCACAATTATAATGGGAGTCGGAATCGGAGTACTTGCACAGCCGCAGCTTGCAGTCAGGTTCATGACTGTAAAGGACGACCGCTCCCTAAAAAGAGCAGTTGCCGTAGGAGGTCCTTTCCTCCTTATGATGGTAGGGGTCGCATATGCTATTGGAGCTATTTCCAACGTATATTTCTACAGGACAATGGGCAAGATAGCTATTCAGGTTGTCCCTGATGGAAATACTGACCTTATAATGCCTATGTTTCTCAATCACGCACTGCCTGAGATGTTTGTAGCAATTTTTATGCTCTGCCTGCTTGCAGCTGCAATGTCTACTGCAGCCGCTCAATTTCACACAATGGGCACAGCAATAGGATACGATGTTTACCAGCAGAGTATAATGAAAGGTAAGTCTAAGGCAACCGTCCACGTTACAAAAATAGGAATCGCCTTTACAATCCTGGTAGCAGTTATTCTGGCATATATCCTGCCTGGAAGCATTATCGCCAGAGCAACTGCGATGTTCATGGGTCTGTGTACGGCTGCTTTCCTACCTCTGTTTATTGGAGCACTTTTCTGGAAGCGCACCACAAAAGCAGGAGCAACTGCAAGCCTTGTAATAGGATCTTTAAGCAGTCTCTTCTGGCTGACTTTTGTCCATGCAAAAGAAGCAGTACCTCTCAAGATTTGTATGGCGATCTTCGGCAAGGAAACTTTACTTTCAGGTACCTGGACCCTTGTGGACCCAATCCTGATTGCAACTCCACTCTCTTTCCTTGCCCTGGTTATGGTAAGCTTTGTGACACCTCAACTTTCACCCGAGTTCCTGAAGAAAGCTTTCAGGCTCAGGTTTGAAGATGAAGAAAACTTAGAAAAAGTGTCGGGCAGTGCAGCGGATTCGACAGGCGTTTAA
- the larA gene encoding nickel-dependent lactate racemase, producing the protein MIANTKKISLAFGSMALEPDIPKRNISSIILPSEPEKKEDATFLIKKALENPIKSRRLSEIVSPDSKVAIIVSDVTRPTPTAKLLPPLLDELYLGGTKDENITIVFALGLHRNQTEEESRKLVGEEIYKKIRCIQHDTGRCRRIGVTSRGTPIEIFEDILDADVVIGTGSIEFHYYAGYSGGAKSVLPGVSSRETVITNHKMMIDEKAVSGRIDGPVRQDMEEAAKIFGLDFILNVVLDSKKEIVAAVAGDFIEAHRKGVEVVDSMYKVPVEPADAVIVSCGGFPKDINLFQANKALDNATQAVKEGGSIILVAECAEGIGNQVYECWNRECRSPDEAIERFKKYFEFGGHKTAIIAKISKKFKLYLVSKLSDEQTKSAFFTPMQSVEDALYSVLLENPDAKVHLMPHGGQTLPVRKDN; encoded by the coding sequence ATGATTGCAAACACAAAAAAAATATCATTAGCTTTTGGGAGCATGGCACTTGAGCCGGATATTCCGAAAAGAAACATATCCAGTATCATCCTGCCTTCAGAGCCTGAAAAAAAGGAAGATGCGACTTTCTTGATTAAAAAAGCGCTTGAAAATCCCATAAAAAGCCGACGGCTTTCTGAGATTGTGAGCCCTGATTCGAAGGTTGCAATCATAGTTAGTGATGTTACGCGACCAACTCCTACTGCAAAGCTTCTTCCTCCTCTGCTTGATGAGCTCTATCTTGGAGGGACAAAGGACGAAAATATTACTATTGTTTTTGCCCTCGGGCTCCATAGAAATCAAACTGAAGAGGAATCCCGAAAACTGGTTGGAGAAGAAATCTACAAAAAAATCCGCTGCATCCAGCATGATACCGGCAGGTGCAGACGTATCGGTGTGACCTCCCGTGGAACCCCGATTGAGATTTTTGAAGATATTCTGGATGCCGACGTTGTTATAGGGACCGGAAGCATTGAGTTCCATTATTATGCAGGATACAGCGGTGGGGCAAAGTCAGTGCTTCCTGGAGTAAGTTCGAGAGAAACAGTTATCACAAACCATAAAATGATGATTGACGAAAAAGCTGTTTCCGGAAGGATTGATGGGCCTGTCAGGCAGGACATGGAAGAAGCCGCAAAAATCTTTGGTCTTGATTTCATCCTGAATGTGGTGCTTGACAGCAAAAAAGAGATAGTTGCTGCTGTCGCCGGCGATTTTATCGAGGCTCACAGGAAAGGGGTGGAGGTTGTGGACTCTATGTATAAGGTGCCAGTGGAGCCTGCAGATGCGGTAATTGTTTCCTGTGGGGGTTTTCCTAAAGATATCAACCTTTTTCAAGCAAATAAGGCACTTGACAACGCAACCCAGGCTGTGAAAGAAGGAGGCTCCATCATCCTTGTAGCCGAATGCGCCGAAGGTATAGGAAACCAGGTCTATGAATGCTGGAACAGGGAGTGCCGAAGCCCGGATGAAGCAATAGAGCGTTTTAAAAAATATTTTGAGTTCGGTGGACATAAAACAGCAATCATTGCAAAAATTTCGAAGAAATTTAAACTTTATTTGGTTTCAAAGCTTTCGGACGAACAAACAAAAAGTGCCTTTTTTACTCCCATGCAAAGTGTAGAAGATGCCTTATATTCAGTGCTCTTGGAAAATCCTGATGCAAAAGTTCACCTTATGCCTCATGGAGGGCAGACCCTGCCTGTCAGAAAAGATAACTGA